In Blattabacterium cuenoti, the following proteins share a genomic window:
- the tpiA gene encoding triose-phosphate isomerase yields MRKKTVIANWKMNYDFHETTSFIRNFLKIVFERKINHNKEIIIAPSFPFLHISNQILQGTTLNIAAQNIYQKDKGSYTGEVSASMLKSIGVQKVILGHSERREFFFEKNNVLLEKIKIALKYSFNIIFCVGESFLERSNNKQFEVVKNQLKETVFHCSSDEIKSFYIAYEPVWAIGTGTNATFEQAQTMHEFIRSLFFNKYGENISNKISILYGGSVNDFNAKNFFSQKDIDGGLVGKSSMKLEKFLKIVQS; encoded by the coding sequence ATGAGAAAAAAGACAGTTATTGCAAATTGGAAAATGAATTATGACTTTCATGAAACAACTTCTTTTATTAGAAATTTTTTAAAAATTGTTTTTGAGAGAAAAATAAATCATAATAAAGAAATTATTATAGCACCTTCTTTTCCTTTTTTACATATTTCAAATCAAATTTTGCAAGGAACAACTTTAAATATTGCGGCTCAAAATATTTATCAAAAAGATAAAGGATCCTATACAGGAGAAGTATCTGCTTCTATGTTAAAATCTATAGGAGTTCAAAAAGTTATACTAGGACATAGTGAACGTAGAGAATTTTTTTTCGAAAAAAATAATGTTTTACTAGAAAAAATAAAAATAGCATTGAAATATAGTTTTAATATTATTTTTTGCGTAGGAGAATCATTTTTAGAAAGATCGAACAATAAACAATTTGAAGTTGTTAAAAATCAATTAAAAGAAACTGTTTTTCATTGTTCATCGGATGAAATAAAATCTTTTTATATAGCTTATGAACCAGTATGGGCAATTGGAACAGGAACAAACGCTACATTTGAACAAGCTCAGACAATGCATGAATTTATTCGTTCTTTATTTTTTAATAAATATGGAGAAAATATTTCTAATAAAATATCTATTTTATATGGAGGAAGTGTTAATGATTTTAATGCAAAAAATTTTTTTTCTCAAAAGGATATAGATGGGGGACTTGTCGGGAAGTCGTCTATGAAACTTGAAAAATTTTTGAAAATAGTTCAATCTTAG
- a CDS encoding nucleotide modification associated domain-containing protein — translation MNHSSLDLDFIFIIQKCRKLFLKKLEDYGLSWKFFHNYSIIDQVLIKIIRIKNIQLKGFQKIKEEKITDTYIDIINYLIIILIKLDVFFTSNFHKISHNDVILIYNEKIKKIKNYIYVDKTSNKFSINLILKKIFFLKKNRKQILFKELEKFCFKMLVEIIFLLRKNL, via the coding sequence ATGAATCATTCTTCTCTTGATCTTGATTTTATTTTTATTATTCAAAAATGTAGGAAACTTTTTTTAAAAAAATTAGAAGATTATGGGTTATCATGGAAATTTTTTCATAATTATTCCATAATAGATCAAGTTTTAATTAAAATAATTCGGATTAAGAATATTCAATTAAAAGGATTTCAAAAAATTAAAGAAGAAAAAATAACAGATACGTATATAGATATCATAAATTATTTAATAATTATTTTAATCAAATTGGATGTTTTTTTTACATCAAATTTTCATAAAATATCACATAATGATGTGATTTTGATATATAACGAAAAAATAAAAAAAATAAAAAATTATATATATGTGGACAAAACTTCAAATAAGTTTTCTATAAATCTTATTTTGAAAAAAATATTTTTTTTAAAAAAAAATAGAAAACAAATTTTATTCAAAGAATTAGAAAAATTTTGTTTTAAAATGTTAGTCGAAATCATTTTCTTATTAAGAAAAAATCTGTAA
- the folP gene encoding dihydropteroate synthase, with translation MIINCAGTLLHLKEPKIMGIVNLTPDSFYNSGKLCSEYSILQHVGALLNEGSDFIDIGACSTRPGSKSVTEKEEIKRVIKPIRGIIKNFPNVKISIDTFRSEVARIAVEEGAIMINDISGGKLDKNMFPLLGKLKIPYILNHMKGIPENMQKYPYYHENIIIEINNFFSKKIYCLKKYGIQDIILDPGFGFGKTIEHNFQLLKHLSLLGFQDYPILVGVSRKSMIKFILKTSYEKSLNATSIIHTIALLNGAKFLRVHDVKEAVECIKLVQYYRKIL, from the coding sequence ATGATAATTAATTGTGCGGGCACTTTATTGCATTTAAAAGAACCAAAAATAATGGGAATAGTTAATTTAACTCCTGATTCCTTTTATAATAGTGGAAAGTTATGTTCCGAATATAGTATATTACAACATGTTGGTGCATTATTAAATGAAGGTTCTGATTTTATAGATATTGGAGCTTGTTCCACACGACCAGGATCTAAATCAGTAACGGAAAAAGAAGAAATAAAAAGAGTTATCAAACCTATTCGTGGCATCATAAAAAATTTTCCAAATGTTAAAATTTCTATAGATACCTTTCGTAGTGAAGTTGCTAGAATAGCGGTGGAAGAAGGCGCTATAATGATAAATGATATATCAGGAGGAAAATTAGATAAAAATATGTTTCCTTTGTTAGGAAAATTAAAAATTCCATATATATTAAATCATATGAAAGGGATTCCAGAAAATATGCAGAAATATCCATATTATCATGAAAATATAATAATAGAAATCAATAATTTTTTTTCGAAAAAAATTTACTGTTTAAAAAAATATGGAATTCAAGATATCATTTTAGATCCTGGATTTGGATTTGGAAAAACAATAGAACATAATTTTCAATTATTAAAACACCTATCTTTATTAGGATTTCAAGATTATCCGATTCTAGTTGGCGTTTCTAGAAAGTCTATGATCAAATTCATTTTAAAAACTTCTTATGAAAAATCATTAAATGCAACTTCCATTATTCATACTATAGCTCTTTTAAATGGAGCAAAATTTTTACGTGTACATGATGTAAAAGAAGCTGTAGAATGCATTAAATTAGTACAATATTATAGAAAAATTTTATAA
- a CDS encoding diadenylate cyclase, whose protein sequence is MREAFFSLLHLLKISFIDILDIFLVTIILFQVYRLVYRTAALNIFYGIIATFIFWKVVEIYKMKLLSIVISAFFKGGFLALIIVFQPEIRKFLLIVGSKIFFKKFIFSLFKKSGVSIKTETIDSIVNACAIFSGDKTGVLMVIQLHQDLKEFIQNGDEMDAKVNISILESIFYKNSPLHDGAVVIVENKIIKTRAILPVSYNKEIPSRLGLRHRAAIGLSEKTDAICLVISEETGYISYIKDQKRTVITNINNLKMKLEKDLL, encoded by the coding sequence TTGCGTGAAGCTTTTTTTTCATTATTACATTTATTGAAAATTTCTTTCATTGATATTTTAGATATTTTTCTGGTAACCATTATTCTATTTCAAGTATACAGATTGGTTTACAGGACTGCCGCTTTAAATATTTTTTACGGTATCATTGCGACTTTTATTTTTTGGAAAGTAGTAGAAATTTATAAAATGAAACTTCTCAGCATAGTTATAAGTGCTTTTTTTAAAGGAGGTTTTTTAGCTTTGATCATTGTATTCCAACCAGAAATTAGAAAGTTTCTTCTCATAGTAGGAAGCAAAATTTTTTTTAAAAAATTTATATTTTCTCTCTTTAAAAAATCAGGAGTTTCAATTAAAACGGAAACTATAGATAGCATAGTGAATGCTTGTGCTATTTTTTCTGGAGATAAAACAGGGGTTTTAATGGTTATTCAATTACATCAAGATTTAAAAGAATTTATTCAAAATGGAGATGAAATGGATGCTAAAGTCAATATTTCTATTTTAGAAAGCATTTTCTATAAAAATAGTCCATTACATGACGGAGCTGTAGTCATTGTCGAAAATAAAATAATAAAAACAAGAGCAATTCTTCCTGTTTCTTACAATAAAGAAATTCCATCTCGTCTTGGATTACGACATAGAGCTGCTATTGGATTATCTGAAAAAACGGATGCGATATGTCTTGTTATATCCGAAGAAACAGGTTACATATCTTATATAAAAGATCAAAAAAGAACTGTCATCACTAATATTAATAATTTAAAAATGAAACTTGAAAAAGATTTACTATAA
- a CDS encoding UDP-N-acetylmuramoyl-tripeptide--D-alanyl-D-alanine ligase: protein MNIQNIYQLYSISSGIEINSKKVKKGSIFIALRGKNFDGNQFAYEAISNGAMLAIVDDKKYAFCGKIIFVYNTLYFLHELAMYHRYRLYHVPIIAITGSNGKTTTKELTKVILAKKYKKVHSTINNFNNHIGIPLTILSMPRDTQISVMEIGANHEKEIEKMCRIINPDYGYITNFGRAHLEGFKSIEGIIRSKLELYDFLKKNKKVIFINGDDSIQLYNSIGTNRYIFSGTKKKKTDVNIEYSWGNNIKKSALYIKNIKIISPLIGNYNLYNIASAITIGTYFKVPLKKMKEAVEEYIPNNYRSQILMKNNIKIIIDCYNANPTSMIEALAFFNNIQGHKTIILGDMLELGPFSKNEHEKIISFIKKSNINIAFLIGNIFFNTKKTSYKIKNFINKKNFVEWIQKSSIQETDYILIKGSRKMELESLICLI, encoded by the coding sequence ATGAATATTCAAAATATATATCAATTGTATTCTATTTCTTCTGGAATAGAAATAAATAGTAAAAAAGTTAAAAAAGGATCTATCTTTATAGCTTTAAGAGGAAAAAATTTTGATGGGAATCAATTTGCATATGAAGCGATTTCAAATGGAGCAATGTTAGCTATAGTTGATGATAAAAAATATGCTTTTTGCGGAAAAATTATTTTCGTGTACAATACATTATATTTTTTGCATGAATTAGCTATGTACCATAGATATAGATTGTATCACGTCCCTATTATAGCAATAACTGGAAGTAATGGAAAAACCACTACAAAAGAACTGACTAAAGTTATTCTTGCTAAAAAATATAAAAAAGTTCATTCCACCATAAATAATTTCAATAATCATATAGGAATTCCGTTAACTATACTTTCTATGCCTAGAGATACACAAATATCTGTAATGGAAATCGGAGCAAATCATGAAAAAGAAATAGAGAAAATGTGTCGGATTATAAATCCAGATTATGGATATATTACAAATTTTGGAAGAGCTCATTTAGAAGGATTTAAAAGTATAGAAGGAATTATACGCAGCAAATTAGAATTATATGATTTTTTAAAGAAAAATAAGAAAGTAATATTTATCAATGGAGATGATTCTATTCAATTATATAATAGTATAGGAACGAATAGATATATCTTTTCAGGAACAAAAAAAAAAAAAACAGATGTAAATATTGAATATTCATGGGGAAACAACATCAAAAAGTCGGCTTTATACATTAAAAATATAAAAATTATTTCTCCTTTAATAGGAAATTACAATTTATATAATATCGCTTCTGCTATAACTATTGGGACATACTTCAAAGTTCCTTTAAAAAAAATGAAAGAAGCGGTAGAAGAATACATTCCTAATAATTATCGTTCTCAAATTTTAATGAAAAATAATATAAAAATTATTATAGATTGTTATAATGCAAATCCGACTAGTATGATCGAAGCTCTTGCCTTTTTTAACAATATACAAGGGCACAAAACCATAATATTAGGAGATATGTTGGAATTAGGGCCATTTTCTAAGAATGAACATGAAAAAATTATTTCCTTTATAAAAAAAAGCAACATTAACATTGCTTTCTTAATTGGAAACATTTTTTTTAATACAAAAAAAACGTCCTATAAAATAAAAAATTTTATAAACAAAAAAAATTTTGTTGAATGGATTCAGAAATCTTCTATTCAAGAAACAGATTATATTCTTATTAAAGGTTCTAGAAAAATGGAACTAGAAAGCCTTATTTGTTTAATTTAA
- the pdhA gene encoding pyruvate dehydrogenase (acetyl-transferring) E1 component subunit alpha encodes MKEITTKTYIKWFKDMSFWRKFEDKCRSLYLKQKIRGFLHLYNGQEAIPAGLTHAMDLSKDKIITAYRCHILPISMGVDPKKVMAELLGKKTGTSHGMGGSMHIFSRKHRFYGGHGIVGGQIPLGAGIAFADKYFNRKAVTLTIMGDGAVRQGSLHETFNMSMLWKLPVVFICENNKYAMGTSVKRSSNIEEIYKIGKSYGIPSYPVDGMDPKKVSQVAYTAIERARKGEGATFLDVKTYRYRGHSMSDSELYRSKEEVHLYKKKDPILKLKNIIIQNEWETIENLNEIENEVKKKVESCVEFAEKSDFPSLEKMYNVVYHETNYPFLDK; translated from the coding sequence ATGAAGGAAATTACCACAAAAACCTATATCAAGTGGTTTAAAGATATGTCTTTTTGGAGAAAATTTGAAGACAAATGTCGTTCCCTATACTTAAAACAAAAAATTAGAGGATTTTTACATTTGTATAATGGACAAGAAGCGATCCCTGCTGGATTAACTCATGCAATGGACTTGTCTAAAGATAAAATTATAACCGCTTACAGATGTCATATTTTACCTATTTCTATGGGGGTTGATCCAAAAAAAGTAATGGCGGAACTTTTAGGAAAAAAAACAGGAACTTCTCATGGAATGGGAGGTTCTATGCATATTTTTAGTAGAAAACATCGTTTTTATGGTGGGCATGGAATTGTAGGCGGACAAATTCCGTTAGGAGCTGGAATTGCTTTTGCTGATAAATATTTTAATAGAAAAGCTGTAACCCTGACTATTATGGGAGACGGAGCAGTAAGACAAGGATCTTTACATGAAACATTCAATATGTCTATGTTATGGAAACTTCCTGTTGTTTTCATATGTGAAAACAATAAATATGCAATGGGGACTTCTGTAAAAAGAAGTAGTAATATAGAAGAAATTTATAAAATAGGAAAGTCATATGGGATTCCTTCTTATCCTGTAGATGGAATGGATCCAAAAAAAGTATCACAAGTCGCTTATACTGCTATAGAAAGAGCTAGAAAAGGAGAAGGCGCTACTTTTTTAGATGTTAAAACATATAGATATAGAGGGCATTCCATGTCTGATTCTGAGTTGTATCGTAGTAAAGAGGAAGTTCATTTATACAAGAAAAAAGATCCAATTTTAAAATTAAAAAATATTATCATTCAGAATGAATGGGAAACCATAGAAAATTTAAATGAAATAGAAAATGAAGTTAAAAAAAAGGTAGAATCTTGTGTCGAATTTGCAGAAAAATCAGATTTTCCTTCTTTAGAAAAAATGTATAATGTAGTTTATCATGAAACAAATTATCCTTTTCTAGATAAATAA
- a CDS encoding dihydrolipoamide acetyltransferase family protein — protein sequence MAEIIYMPQLSDTMKEGTVIKWNKKIGDKVSEGEILAEIETDKATQDFEIDVSGVLLFIGVKEGETTRVNDVLAIIGKKEEDISHIISKFQYKYKKKEQDNQEFRLEKNQEIKNEKRNKKIFISPVAKKMAKEIGIPIDDIKGSGEYGRIIKRDIESYEKIDLNLKKKEKESENTVIHSSIRKKIAKHLIYSKFSAPHYYLFSEINTDKLIEFRKNLNNKLSSEEKISFNDIIIKAVAQSLKKHPDMNVSWDDEKVIIHSHIHIGVAVAIKEGLIVPVIKNVDQKSLLQISKEIRDKVLRSKSKKIQPEEIENSTFTVSNLGMYGIESFTSIINIPNTSILSVGSIMMRPVVKNYKIEIGNVMKITLSCDHRIIDGAKGSEYIHSLRNFLEDPITILF from the coding sequence ATGGCAGAAATAATATACATGCCCCAATTAAGTGATACAATGAAAGAGGGGACTGTAATCAAATGGAATAAAAAAATAGGAGATAAAGTTTCAGAAGGTGAGATTTTAGCTGAAATAGAGACGGATAAAGCAACTCAAGATTTTGAGATAGATGTTAGTGGTGTTTTACTCTTTATTGGAGTAAAAGAAGGAGAAACTACGCGTGTAAATGATGTATTAGCAATTATAGGGAAAAAAGAGGAAGACATAAGTCACATAATTTCAAAATTCCAATATAAATATAAAAAAAAAGAACAAGATAATCAGGAGTTTAGGTTAGAAAAAAATCAAGAAATAAAAAACGAAAAAAGAAATAAAAAAATATTTATTTCTCCTGTGGCAAAAAAAATGGCTAAAGAAATAGGTATTCCTATAGATGATATAAAGGGAAGTGGAGAATATGGAAGAATCATTAAAAGAGATATAGAATCTTACGAAAAAATTGACCTTAATCTAAAGAAAAAGGAAAAAGAAAGTGAAAATACTGTTATTCATTCTTCCATAAGAAAAAAAATAGCAAAACATTTAATTTATTCTAAATTTTCAGCTCCACATTATTATTTATTTAGTGAAATAAATACAGATAAATTAATTGAATTTAGGAAAAATTTAAATAATAAACTTTCTTCAGAAGAAAAAATATCATTTAATGATATTATTATAAAAGCTGTAGCTCAATCCTTGAAAAAACATCCTGACATGAATGTTTCATGGGACGACGAAAAAGTTATAATACATTCACATATTCATATTGGAGTAGCAGTAGCTATAAAAGAGGGATTGATTGTTCCGGTTATTAAAAATGTAGATCAAAAATCATTATTACAAATTTCAAAAGAGATTAGAGATAAAGTATTACGTTCAAAATCAAAAAAAATACAACCAGAAGAAATAGAAAATAGTACATTCACAGTTTCAAATTTAGGGATGTATGGAATAGAATCTTTTACTTCCATTATCAACATACCTAATACATCTATATTATCTGTAGGATCTATTATGATGCGTCCAGTTGTAAAAAATTATAAAATTGAAATAGGAAATGTTATGAAAATTACATTATCTTGTGATCATAGAATTATAGATGGAGCTAAAGGAAGTGAATACATTCATTCTCTTAGAAATTTTTTAGAAGATCCTATTACTATATTATTTTAA
- a CDS encoding DUF475 domain-containing protein, translated as MNIEKSITEIIHHPVLSISIIVNLFLIESILSIDNAAILASMTLNLKKKDRKKAIKYGIIGAYFFRGICLLFISMLIKIWWLKPLGGIYLIFVGLNHFFFKKNSLSKDFKNEKTQYSFWKVIFIIEIMDLAFSIDNIFASVALSENLILIFLGVCIGIFSMRLIAQFFVKLMEKFTELKHSAFIVIIILGFKLVFFSKKYVPNLFLFFFSEKIFSLLTFSIFIFPIFLSCIKKRINKKLK; from the coding sequence ATGAATATTGAAAAAAGTATTACAGAAATTATTCATCATCCTGTTTTATCTATTTCTATTATAGTAAATTTATTTTTAATAGAAAGCATTTTATCTATAGATAATGCAGCGATATTAGCATCTATGACTCTCAATCTTAAAAAAAAAGACAGAAAGAAAGCCATAAAATATGGAATTATTGGTGCTTATTTTTTTAGAGGAATATGTTTATTATTTATTTCCATGTTAATAAAAATATGGTGGTTAAAACCATTAGGAGGGATTTACTTAATTTTTGTAGGATTAAATCATTTTTTTTTTAAAAAAAATTCCTTATCAAAGGATTTCAAAAATGAAAAAACACAATATTCTTTTTGGAAAGTTATTTTCATTATAGAAATAATGGATTTAGCTTTTTCCATTGATAATATTTTCGCTTCTGTTGCTTTATCAGAAAACTTGATATTAATTTTTTTAGGTGTATGTATAGGGATATTCTCAATGAGATTGATTGCACAGTTTTTTGTTAAATTGATGGAAAAATTTACAGAATTAAAACATTCAGCCTTTATTGTAATTATTATTCTTGGATTTAAACTTGTTTTTTTTTCAAAAAAATATGTTCCTAATTTATTTTTATTTTTTTTTTCTGAAAAAATATTTTCATTATTAACTTTTTCTATATTTATATTTCCTATTTTTTTATCATGTATTAAAAAAAGAATAAATAAAAAATTAAAATAA
- a CDS encoding ABC transporter ATP-binding protein — protein MLLESSEYKNKTTFFNSFNVFFDFIIKYFHDYIKILLYKYGKINTLAIFCVFIILLFFIRNIFRYLAEYFLIGIKTSIVRNIRNDFHKKILSLPIIFFSNKRSGDLMSRLSNDVNEIEVSIVGSLANLISSPIMVAFHLLTLFFMSYQLTLFAFLLFPLMAIFLSIIGNSLKKDARGAQNQLGKLFSVIEETLNSIKIINIFHAENQMQKRFEQVSEYQKILSDRVNRKKELASPMSEFLGSITMILIIWYGGKLFLEKKGMAPEILFPFIGLFFQIINPAKSLVNSISNIQKGKAAAERIVEILNTRCVSNEKIIYKSIFNFENEILFRNVSFTYNKLILIQDLSFSLKKGKTVVLVGRSGSGKSTIANLLANFYDVTSGEITVDGTNIKYLKIKDYRKLLGIVTQEPVLFNDSVFNNIALGTEKKISINSVIQAAKIANAHCFIKKLPKGYDTIIGYNGNKLSLGQKQRISIARAVFKNPKIMILDEATSSLDTESEITVQKALNKMMKNRTSLVIAHKLSSSIIQNADHIIVLEKGKIIEQGKHNTLISKKGTYSKLMSLQNF, from the coding sequence ATTTTACTTGAATCTTCTGAATACAAAAATAAAACAACATTTTTTAATTCTTTTAATGTATTTTTCGATTTCATTATTAAATATTTTCATGATTATATAAAAATACTGTTATATAAATATGGAAAAATAAACACTTTAGCTATATTTTGCGTTTTTATTATTCTACTTTTTTTTATTCGAAATATTTTTCGATATTTGGCGGAATATTTTTTAATAGGAATAAAAACTTCTATCGTTCGAAATATTCGAAACGATTTTCATAAAAAAATACTTTCTTTACCCATAATTTTTTTTTCAAATAAGAGAAGTGGAGATTTAATGTCTAGATTATCTAATGATGTTAATGAAATAGAGGTATCTATTGTTGGTTCTTTAGCTAATTTGATTAGTTCTCCTATTATGGTCGCTTTTCATTTACTAACCTTATTTTTTATGAGTTATCAATTAACGTTATTTGCTTTTTTATTGTTTCCTTTAATGGCAATTTTTTTATCTATTATAGGAAATAGCTTAAAAAAAGATGCAAGAGGAGCTCAAAACCAATTAGGAAAATTATTTTCTGTTATAGAAGAAACTTTAAATTCTATTAAAATTATAAATATTTTCCATGCTGAAAATCAAATGCAAAAACGCTTTGAACAAGTATCTGAATACCAGAAAATACTTTCTGATCGGGTTAATAGAAAAAAAGAATTAGCTTCTCCTATGAGTGAATTTTTGGGTTCAATTACAATGATTTTAATTATTTGGTATGGAGGAAAACTTTTTTTAGAAAAAAAAGGAATGGCGCCAGAGATACTTTTCCCTTTTATAGGACTTTTTTTTCAAATTATTAATCCAGCAAAAAGTTTAGTTAATTCTATATCCAATATTCAAAAAGGAAAAGCAGCTGCAGAACGTATAGTAGAGATATTGAATACTAGATGTGTATCAAATGAAAAAATTATATATAAATCTATTTTTAATTTTGAAAATGAAATATTATTTCGTAATGTATCATTTACTTACAATAAATTAATCTTGATTCAAGATTTAAGTTTTTCCTTAAAAAAAGGAAAAACCGTAGTATTAGTAGGTAGATCTGGTAGTGGAAAATCGACTATTGCTAATTTATTGGCTAATTTTTATGATGTAACATCTGGAGAAATTACTGTAGATGGGACTAACATTAAATATTTAAAAATTAAAGATTATAGAAAATTATTAGGAATTGTAACTCAAGAACCGGTTCTTTTTAATGATTCTGTTTTTAACAATATAGCGTTAGGAACAGAAAAAAAAATATCTATAAATTCTGTGATACAAGCAGCTAAAATTGCTAATGCACATTGTTTTATAAAAAAACTTCCTAAAGGATATGATACTATCATAGGGTATAACGGAAATAAATTATCTTTAGGTCAAAAACAAAGAATTAGCATAGCTCGAGCTGTATTTAAAAATCCTAAAATTATGATTTTAGATGAAGCGACTTCCTCTTTAGATACAGAATCTGAAATTACAGTTCAAAAAGCCTTAAATAAAATGATGAAAAATAGAACATCTCTTGTAATAGCGCATAAATTATCTTCTTCCATTATACAAAATGCAGATCATATTATTGTCTTAGAAAAAGGAAAAATTATAGAACAAGGAAAACATAATACTCTAATTTCAAAAAAAGGAACTTATAGTAAGTTAATGTCTCTACAAAATTTTTAA